One Curtobacterium sp. BH-2-1-1 genomic region harbors:
- a CDS encoding alpha/beta fold hydrolase, whose product MTEPWTSDPGGPGTPIVLLHPGGTDSRSMSALAEAFGGARVVLVDRAGHGRSPDVDGPWHFADMAEELAGTVRSLGAGPVHLVGWSDGAIVGLHLALAHPDLVRSLVFGGAPFSVDGWHEGVLDGDPPRFMADAYAEVSPDPPEHWEVVTVKSRVLHTAEPAVTVAQLRGLDVPVLILCGDDDEVRLDHLAQMLEALPDGELAVVPRATHGLVVEQPDLVAQLVEAFHAADKSDGVAPRRRARH is encoded by the coding sequence ATGACCGAACCCTGGACCTCCGACCCGGGTGGTCCGGGCACCCCGATCGTGCTGCTCCACCCCGGTGGCACCGATTCCCGGTCGATGTCGGCGCTGGCCGAGGCGTTCGGTGGCGCCCGTGTCGTGCTCGTCGACCGAGCCGGGCACGGTCGCTCTCCCGACGTCGACGGCCCGTGGCACTTCGCGGACATGGCCGAGGAACTCGCCGGCACCGTGCGGTCCCTCGGCGCCGGTCCCGTGCACCTCGTCGGGTGGAGCGACGGCGCGATCGTCGGGCTGCACCTCGCGCTCGCCCACCCGGACCTGGTGCGGTCGCTCGTGTTCGGCGGTGCACCCTTCTCCGTCGACGGCTGGCACGAGGGCGTCCTCGACGGTGACCCGCCCCGGTTCATGGCGGACGCCTACGCCGAGGTGTCCCCCGACCCTCCGGAGCACTGGGAGGTCGTCACCGTCAAGTCGCGGGTGCTGCACACGGCGGAACCCGCGGTGACGGTGGCGCAGCTCCGCGGCCTCGACGTCCCGGTCCTCATCCTGTGCGGGGACGACGACGAGGTGCGGCTCGACCACCTCGCCCAGATGCTCGAGGCACTGCCGGACGGCGAACTCGCGGTGGTCCCGAGGGCGACGCACGGCCTCGTCGTCGAGCAGCCGGACCTCGTCGCGCAGCTCGTCGAGGCGTTCCACGCGGCCGACAAGAGCGACGGTGTCGCACCCCGCCGTCGCGCGCGGCACTGA
- a CDS encoding SDR family oxidoreductase, protein MPRDQYEPADPRTRYPDVQPEPQTQAEPGLQSRMRPVPDLGEETYRGTGRLAGRKALITGADSGIGGAVAIAFAREGADVALAYLPEEQSDADHVIEQIRAAGRTAVAVPGDLRDRSYATTLVEQAVAGLGGLDALVSVAGKQRWQPEVEDLTDEQFEATFDVNVFGLFRLVRAALPHLQPGSTITTTASMEAYAPAPDRLDYAASKGAINNLSKGLSQALVERGIRVNIVAPGPTWTVLQPSGGVDPESLPEFGSSESPMGRAAQPAELAPAYVFLASHESSYVAGETLNVNGGMVTP, encoded by the coding sequence ATGCCCCGCGACCAGTACGAGCCAGCCGACCCGCGCACCCGCTACCCCGACGTCCAGCCGGAGCCGCAGACGCAAGCCGAGCCGGGCCTCCAGAGCCGCATGCGGCCGGTACCGGACCTCGGTGAGGAGACCTACCGGGGAACCGGCCGGCTCGCCGGTCGGAAGGCGCTGATCACCGGCGCGGACTCCGGTATCGGTGGCGCCGTCGCCATCGCGTTCGCACGCGAGGGTGCCGACGTCGCGCTCGCGTACCTCCCGGAGGAGCAGTCCGACGCGGACCACGTCATCGAGCAGATCCGCGCCGCGGGCCGGACCGCCGTCGCGGTACCAGGTGACCTGCGCGACCGGTCGTACGCGACCACGCTGGTGGAGCAGGCCGTCGCGGGACTCGGCGGCCTCGACGCGCTCGTGAGCGTGGCCGGCAAGCAGCGCTGGCAGCCCGAGGTCGAGGACCTCACCGACGAGCAGTTCGAGGCGACGTTCGACGTCAACGTGTTCGGGCTGTTCCGCCTGGTCCGCGCTGCACTCCCCCACCTGCAGCCGGGGTCGACGATCACCACGACGGCGTCGATGGAGGCGTACGCGCCCGCTCCGGACCGGCTCGACTACGCGGCGTCGAAGGGCGCGATCAACAACCTCTCGAAGGGGCTGTCGCAGGCACTCGTCGAGCGTGGGATCCGGGTGAACATCGTGGCTCCCGGACCCACCTGGACCGTCCTGCAGCCGAGCGGCGGCGTCGATCCGGAGTCGCTGCCCGAGTTCGGGTCGAGCGAGTCGCCGATGGGCCGCGCCGCGCAGCCGGCCGAGCTCGCGCCCGCCTACGTGTTCCTCGCCTCGCACGAGTCGAGCTACGTCGCCGGCGAGACCCTCAACGTGAACGGCGGCATGGTGACGCCCTGA
- a CDS encoding family 16 glycosylhydrolase has product MDDRIDRRRFMTAGIAGTTAAIVGTSIASRSTPAVAAAGTLLAADEFDGPAGSAPNSAVWRYDLGAGGWGNGELQTYTDSRRNAALDGAGNLVITARREADGSFTSARLKTEGTSTAQYGRIEARIRIPRGQGIWPAFWMLGADIGSVGWPACGEIDVMENVGYEPTVVHGTVHGPGYSGAQGISAASTNPTGAPFADDFHVFGVDWRPDSITWSVDGTAYRTLTRADVGADPWVFDKPFFVVLNVAVGGSWPGSPDASTRFPQQMTVDWVRVFANA; this is encoded by the coding sequence GTGGACGACCGCATCGACCGTCGCCGGTTCATGACCGCCGGCATCGCCGGGACCACCGCCGCGATCGTCGGCACGAGCATCGCGAGCCGCTCCACACCGGCCGTGGCGGCAGCGGGCACCCTGCTCGCCGCGGACGAGTTCGACGGGCCAGCAGGCAGTGCGCCGAACAGCGCCGTCTGGCGGTACGACCTCGGCGCGGGCGGGTGGGGCAACGGGGAACTGCAGACCTACACGGACTCCCGGCGGAACGCGGCGCTCGACGGTGCCGGCAACCTCGTGATCACCGCTCGGCGTGAGGCCGACGGTTCGTTCACCTCGGCACGACTGAAGACCGAGGGCACCTCGACGGCGCAGTACGGCCGGATCGAGGCGCGCATCCGGATCCCCCGGGGGCAGGGGATCTGGCCCGCGTTCTGGATGCTCGGCGCGGACATCGGGTCGGTCGGGTGGCCGGCCTGCGGCGAGATCGACGTGATGGAGAACGTCGGGTACGAACCGACCGTGGTCCACGGCACGGTGCACGGTCCGGGGTACTCCGGCGCGCAGGGCATCTCGGCGGCGTCCACGAACCCCACGGGGGCTCCGTTCGCCGACGACTTCCACGTGTTCGGCGTCGACTGGCGTCCGGACTCGATCACGTGGTCGGTCGACGGCACGGCGTACCGGACGCTGACCCGTGCCGACGTCGGGGCGGACCCGTGGGTGTTCGACAAGCCGTTCTTCGTCGTCCTCAACGTGGCCGTCGGCGGCTCGTGGCCCGGGTCACCCGACGCGTCGACGCGCTTCCCGCAGCAGATGACGGTGGACTGGGTGCGCGTCTTCGCGAACGCCTGA
- a CDS encoding isoprenylcysteine carboxylmethyltransferase family protein — translation MSWGRRYFAVQSVAGALWWIAVCTLPGVRSATLGSLDPVVVAVFDVPLFVVASALAAAGSRAAAVVTTGWTALVMAALAVWATATTEAGAGVLVMIGATVGSALALALVVLGRVPTEWLTTGPLRFRTADPDAGRRRHVLGTVLQITVFWGLFLGVLPLVIAAAEHRWRLHPTLPDGVVTTAVVTGAVALVAASALGIASAAAMSTQGAGTPLPSAMPNRLVIAGPYRSVRNPMALAGIAQGVAVGLLLTSWMVVVYALAGSIVWNCVVRPLEEADLDHRFGDDFRRYAARVRCWVPRWPVPASAPADAISPPRR, via the coding sequence ATGTCCTGGGGCCGACGGTACTTCGCGGTCCAGTCGGTCGCGGGGGCCCTCTGGTGGATCGCGGTGTGCACCCTCCCCGGGGTCCGGTCGGCGACCCTCGGCTCGCTCGACCCCGTCGTCGTCGCGGTGTTCGACGTCCCGCTCTTCGTCGTGGCATCGGCGCTCGCGGCGGCCGGCAGTCGCGCCGCCGCGGTGGTCACGACCGGGTGGACCGCGCTGGTCATGGCCGCCCTGGCCGTCTGGGCCACCGCGACGACCGAGGCCGGTGCCGGTGTGCTCGTGATGATCGGCGCGACCGTCGGGTCCGCCCTCGCCCTGGCGCTCGTCGTGCTCGGCCGGGTCCCGACCGAGTGGCTGACGACCGGCCCGCTGCGGTTCCGCACCGCCGACCCCGACGCGGGTCGCCGCCGCCACGTCCTCGGCACCGTCCTGCAGATCACCGTCTTCTGGGGGCTCTTCCTCGGGGTCCTGCCGCTCGTCATCGCCGCCGCCGAGCACCGCTGGCGGCTCCACCCGACGCTGCCCGACGGCGTCGTGACCACCGCTGTCGTCACCGGAGCCGTCGCACTCGTCGCCGCAAGTGCGCTCGGCATCGCGTCCGCAGCGGCGATGTCGACGCAGGGCGCCGGGACCCCGCTGCCGTCCGCGATGCCGAACCGGCTCGTGATCGCCGGTCCGTACCGATCGGTGCGCAACCCGATGGCGCTCGCCGGGATCGCCCAGGGCGTCGCCGTCGGGCTCCTGCTCACCTCGTGGATGGTCGTCGTGTACGCGCTCGCCGGGTCGATCGTCTGGAACTGCGTCGTCCGCCCGCTCGAAGAGGCCGACCTCGACCACCGGTTCGGCGACGACTTCCGGCGCTACGCCGCACGCGTCCGGTGCTGGGTCCCCCGGTGGCCGGTCCCGGCGAGCGCCCCGGCGGACGCGATCAGCCCGCCGCGCCGCTGA
- a CDS encoding HD domain-containing protein, with protein MHGDAVDTLGIDGVWFDPLWRVEVRLTPLERRLLETWTVRRLAFIAHAGGAALTTTQSYSRLEHSLGVLALVTAFAPDDHLARTTALLHDVGHLPFSHTLEGLGGLEHHSLGRTAIRRLADEVPGIDADQVIAVDEGRVPSVLTSVPGGLKLDHLDSFLRSGQAHGRTQTPPHVLLGRLRLVGGTVDADPDDALELADLAIREALAQRSAANLVPVTVLRDLVGRLLDRGALSPTELARSTEDEVWARLVADPDTASDADLLRRRPQAWRMRTGDGPVPTGALRHTVSRGYLDLPTVGGRPLRDPRVAALAAGLPLRVAVTRDGVR; from the coding sequence GTGCACGGGGACGCGGTGGACACGCTCGGGATCGACGGGGTCTGGTTCGATCCGCTCTGGCGGGTGGAGGTGCGGCTCACCCCGCTCGAACGACGACTGCTCGAGACCTGGACGGTGCGACGGCTCGCGTTCATCGCCCACGCCGGCGGTGCCGCGCTCACGACGACCCAGTCGTACTCGCGGCTCGAACACTCCCTCGGGGTGCTCGCGCTCGTCACCGCCTTCGCCCCGGACGACCACCTCGCCCGCACGACCGCACTCCTGCACGACGTCGGGCACCTGCCGTTCAGCCACACGTTGGAGGGTCTGGGCGGCCTCGAGCACCACTCCCTCGGACGAACCGCGATCCGGCGCCTCGCGGACGAGGTCCCGGGTATCGACGCCGACCAGGTCATCGCGGTCGACGAGGGCCGCGTGCCGTCGGTGCTGACGTCGGTCCCGGGCGGACTGAAGCTCGACCACCTGGACTCGTTCCTCCGGAGCGGCCAGGCGCACGGACGGACGCAGACGCCGCCGCACGTGCTGCTCGGTCGCCTGCGGCTCGTCGGCGGGACGGTCGACGCGGATCCGGACGACGCCCTCGAGCTGGCCGACCTGGCCATCCGCGAGGCACTCGCGCAGCGCTCCGCGGCGAACCTCGTGCCCGTGACCGTGCTCCGCGACCTCGTCGGGCGGCTGCTCGACCGCGGTGCGCTGTCTCCGACCGAGCTCGCCCGGAGCACCGAGGACGAGGTCTGGGCGCGCCTCGTCGCCGACCCCGACACCGCCTCCGACGCAGACCTCCTCCGTCGCCGACCGCAGGCGTGGCGCATGCGCACCGGCGACGGACCCGTGCCCACCGGTGCGCTCCGGCACACGGTCAGCCGTGGCTACCTCGACCTGCCGACGGTCGGAGGGCGTCCCCTGCGCGATCCGCGTGTCGCGGCGCTCGCCGCGGGCCTGCCGCTCCGGGTGGCCGTGACGCGCGACGGGGTGCGCTGA
- a CDS encoding VOC family protein: MTVRLNPYIGLRDQARDALDFYHGVFGGELTVNTFGEAGMAQDPADADKVMHGQLEGENGLLLMASDAPTGMEGPDVSNISVSLSGDDEAALTRYWNGLADGAKTIIEPLTKAPWGDTFGMVTDRFGVTWLVNISGAAG; this comes from the coding sequence ATGACCGTCCGACTCAACCCGTACATCGGCCTCCGCGACCAGGCCCGTGACGCGCTCGACTTCTACCACGGCGTCTTCGGCGGCGAACTCACCGTCAACACCTTCGGCGAGGCCGGGATGGCACAGGACCCCGCCGACGCCGACAAGGTCATGCACGGCCAGCTCGAGGGCGAGAACGGTCTGCTGCTCATGGCCTCCGACGCACCGACCGGCATGGAGGGCCCCGACGTCAGCAACATCTCGGTGTCCCTGAGCGGTGACGACGAAGCAGCCCTCACGCGCTACTGGAACGGGCTCGCCGACGGGGCGAAGACGATCATCGAACCCCTCACGAAGGCCCCGTGGGGCGACACGTTCGGCATGGTCACCGACCGCTTCGGCGTGACCTGGCTCGTCAACATCAGCGGCGCGGCGGGCTGA
- a CDS encoding PP2C family protein-serine/threonine phosphatase, translating into MTSTAGSTATPRTWTVTAREDTGPIALVGLRASWAPLAKQSVVAALVVAAAVTSTLTPWLPVTDAPRMWTGVALALGGLLAAAVMARWPGAARAELVVPAIDFIAIGLLRYGTGDTRSVFLAVVVLPVIWMAASPGRRHVLYPLLGTCATLLLPYVLEPTEPRPSELVRLAFAVVVYGATAAVTNELARQADVRLSTAQRRRRVAEGEIDRAALVQQSLLPASTEGLPPELHALGVCIPARTVGGDFYDWFPTPDGAAFTLGDVMGKGVGAGMIAAAVRSLVRSTVDEPDAATAVRRAAAGLATGTSDVESAQFTTCFHVRIDRDGHARWVDAGHGLSLLRRADGTVRSLRSGHLPIGVGTSWSSETTDLEPGDVVVSVSDGVLDLFGGDLDALDRFEAWVAERSHPQQLVDGITELAHRGEHPDDVTVLCIAYRP; encoded by the coding sequence ATGACCAGCACGGCCGGCTCGACCGCGACCCCCAGGACCTGGACCGTGACCGCACGGGAGGACACCGGGCCCATCGCGCTCGTCGGGCTCCGCGCCTCGTGGGCGCCCCTGGCGAAGCAGTCCGTCGTCGCCGCCCTCGTGGTGGCCGCCGCGGTGACCAGCACACTCACGCCCTGGCTCCCGGTCACCGACGCGCCGCGGATGTGGACCGGCGTGGCACTCGCCCTCGGCGGACTGCTGGCGGCAGCTGTCATGGCGCGCTGGCCGGGCGCCGCCCGCGCCGAGCTGGTCGTCCCGGCGATCGACTTCATCGCGATCGGGCTGCTCCGGTACGGCACGGGCGACACCCGTTCGGTGTTCCTCGCCGTCGTCGTCCTGCCGGTGATCTGGATGGCGGCGAGCCCAGGTCGGCGCCACGTGCTGTACCCGCTGCTCGGGACCTGCGCCACGCTGCTGCTGCCGTACGTGCTGGAACCCACCGAACCGCGTCCGAGCGAACTCGTCCGGCTCGCCTTCGCGGTCGTCGTGTACGGCGCGACGGCGGCCGTGACCAACGAGCTCGCCCGGCAGGCGGACGTCCGGCTCAGCACCGCACAGCGTCGTCGTCGCGTGGCCGAGGGTGAGATCGACCGGGCCGCCCTCGTCCAGCAGTCCCTGCTGCCCGCGTCCACGGAGGGACTCCCACCGGAACTCCACGCACTCGGGGTGTGCATCCCGGCACGGACCGTCGGCGGCGACTTCTACGACTGGTTCCCGACACCGGACGGCGCGGCCTTCACGCTCGGCGACGTGATGGGCAAGGGCGTCGGCGCCGGCATGATCGCCGCCGCGGTCCGGTCCCTCGTGCGCAGCACCGTCGACGAACCGGACGCGGCCACGGCGGTCCGTCGAGCGGCCGCCGGCCTGGCGACCGGGACGTCCGACGTCGAGAGCGCACAGTTCACGACGTGCTTCCACGTGCGGATCGACCGCGACGGCCACGCCCGCTGGGTCGACGCCGGCCACGGGTTGAGCCTGCTCCGGCGTGCCGACGGCACGGTCCGGTCGCTGCGGTCCGGGCACCTGCCGATCGGCGTCGGGACCTCGTGGTCGAGCGAGACGACCGACCTCGAGCCCGGCGACGTCGTCGTGAGCGTCAGCGACGGGGTGCTCGACCTCTTCGGCGGGGACCTCGACGCGCTCGACCGCTTCGAGGCCTGGGTCGCCGAACGCTCGCACCCCCAGCAGCTCGTCGACGGGATCACCGAGCTCGCCCACCGCGGCGAGCACCCCGACGACGTCACGGTGCTCTGCATCGCCTACCGACCCTGA
- a CDS encoding DapH/DapD/GlmU-related protein, whose amino-acid sequence MSARTASPSTFGSRLRDDVVHAREYTLFTLLLGSPFLPRAVRRLIASAAGADLASSPGPLFSLTGDPKNLVVGRGVYFNRNVTVEAVAPVRIGDHTAIGMQVLVMTSHHEIGDDGAWSETASGRSVDIGERVWIGGRAVVLPGTVIEDDVVIAAGAVVRGRLTSHGVYAGVPARRIRELGLPGAAPAPAPAAAAATPAVPAAGVAPAVSPAG is encoded by the coding sequence ATGTCCGCACGCACCGCATCTCCGTCCACGTTCGGCTCACGGCTGCGCGACGACGTCGTCCACGCCCGCGAGTACACGCTGTTCACGCTGCTGCTCGGGTCGCCGTTCCTGCCGCGTGCGGTACGCCGGTTGATCGCGTCCGCCGCGGGCGCCGACCTCGCGTCGAGCCCCGGTCCGCTGTTCTCACTGACGGGGGACCCGAAGAACCTCGTGGTCGGCCGGGGCGTGTACTTCAACCGGAACGTCACGGTCGAGGCCGTCGCGCCGGTCCGGATCGGCGACCACACCGCGATCGGGATGCAGGTGCTCGTGATGACGAGCCACCACGAGATCGGCGACGACGGGGCGTGGAGCGAGACCGCCTCGGGCCGGTCGGTCGACATCGGCGAGCGGGTCTGGATCGGTGGGCGTGCCGTCGTGCTGCCCGGGACGGTCATCGAGGACGACGTGGTGATCGCGGCCGGGGCGGTCGTCCGGGGGCGGCTCACCTCCCACGGGGTCTACGCGGGGGTGCCGGCGCGGCGAATCCGCGAACTCGGCCTCCCGGGCGCCGCCCCCGCCCCCGCACCTGCGGCCGCAGCGGCGACGCCCGCGGTCCCGGCCGCAGGCGTCGCTCCGGCGGTCAGTCCTGCCGGTTGA
- a CDS encoding SDR family oxidoreductase has protein sequence MAHRFRGKIVVVTGASSGIGRAAAHEFARQGATLVLAARSHDSLEAAAAECRALGAEAVAIPTDVADEHAVRDLVATTTTRFGRIDVFVGNAALFVYGLFEQTPTEAFKRVVDTNLYGHLHAITALLPHWKQRGEGTYVLVGSIQSLLSAPYQSAYVTSKHAALGLVDVLGDEFAGTGIRFAALLPSTIDTPIYQNGANYTGKISHPLPPTVSVERAGRAVVRTALHPKRYRFVGRIQASLVPLQYVFPGLFHKITKPMVHTFALRGRGAPTDGNLWTPADAGNATNGGWVAKRRRVTRPLLVLGAVATVAGLALGRRR, from the coding sequence ATGGCACATCGGTTCCGCGGGAAGATCGTCGTCGTCACCGGAGCATCGAGCGGGATCGGCAGGGCCGCCGCGCACGAGTTCGCACGGCAGGGCGCGACGCTCGTGCTGGCCGCCCGCAGCCACGACTCGCTCGAGGCCGCCGCCGCCGAGTGCCGGGCGCTCGGGGCCGAGGCAGTCGCGATCCCCACAGACGTCGCCGACGAGCACGCCGTCCGCGACCTCGTCGCGACCACCACGACCCGCTTCGGACGGATCGACGTCTTCGTGGGGAACGCCGCCCTGTTCGTCTACGGCCTCTTCGAGCAGACACCGACCGAGGCCTTCAAGCGCGTCGTCGACACGAACCTGTACGGCCACCTGCACGCGATCACCGCCCTGCTCCCGCACTGGAAGCAGCGGGGCGAGGGCACCTACGTCCTCGTCGGCTCGATCCAGTCGCTGCTGTCCGCGCCGTACCAGTCCGCCTACGTGACGAGCAAACACGCGGCCCTCGGCCTGGTCGACGTCCTCGGCGACGAGTTCGCCGGCACGGGCATCCGCTTCGCCGCGCTCCTGCCGTCGACCATCGACACGCCGATCTACCAGAACGGCGCCAACTACACCGGCAAGATCTCGCACCCGTTGCCGCCGACGGTGTCCGTCGAGCGTGCCGGCCGCGCGGTCGTCCGGACGGCACTGCACCCCAAGCGCTACCGGTTCGTCGGCCGGATCCAGGCGTCGCTCGTGCCGCTGCAGTACGTGTTCCCCGGGCTGTTCCACAAGATCACCAAGCCGATGGTGCATACGTTCGCGCTCCGCGGCAGGGGAGCGCCGACCGACGGCAACCTCTGGACCCCGGCCGACGCCGGCAACGCGACGAACGGCGGCTGGGTCGCGAAGCGCCGCCGCGTCACGCGCCCGCTCCTCGTCCTCGGGGCAGTCGCGACGGTCGCGGGGCTCGCCCTGGGCCGACGCCGCTGA
- a CDS encoding excinuclease ABC subunit UvrA yields MPDPRPDEFIRVRGAREHNLQDVDVDIPRDRIIAFTGVSGSGKSSLAFGTVFAEAQRRFLESVAPYARRLIAQGSTPHVESISGLPPAVALQQRRGAPSARSTVGTLTTLSNSMRMLFSRAGTYPPGADRLESDSFSPNTAAGACPRCHGLGTAHEVTEASAVHDDSLSIRDGAITAWPGAWQGKNLRDVTAVLGYDIDRPWRDLPRADRDWLLFTEEQPVVEVHPKRDRVAKPYRGRFWSARQFVLHTLADSQSETQRTKALQYVESGPCGLCGGTGLTRAALAVTVGGHSIADLNALPITALADALRPIAAITDASAATSRASSGEHTEVAVAIAGDLVTRLDVLLGLGLGYLALDRSTPTLSPGETQRLRIATQLRSGLFGVVYVLDEPSAGLHPADAESLVQVLDDLRAGGNSVFVVEHDMSIVRRADWIVDVGPGAGSGGGTVLYSGPVDGLQHVEGSVTRRFLHPAGPPAVRTPREPVATLALHDVTLHNLHGLDVDVPLGVLTAVTGVSGSGKSSLVGGVLATEGASHPLVTRVVQVDQKPIGRTPRSNLATYTGLFDAVRQAFAATDAARERGWGAGRFSFNVAGGRCEVCQGEGSVSVELLFLPGSWAPCPECHGARYNAETLEVRWDGASIADVLGMTVDEAAPFLAGLPAAARGLETLRQVGLGYLRLGQPAPELSGGEAQRIKLATELQRARSGHTLYLLDEPTTGLHPADVELLSEQLSRLTDAGNTVVVVEHSMDVVAAADHVIDMGPAGGDAGGQVVAAGTPAAVAASATSRTAPYLRAQLGR; encoded by the coding sequence ATGCCCGACCCCCGCCCCGACGAGTTCATCCGCGTCCGCGGCGCCCGCGAGCACAACCTGCAGGACGTGGACGTCGACATCCCCCGCGACCGCATCATCGCCTTCACCGGCGTCTCCGGCTCCGGCAAGTCGAGCCTCGCGTTCGGCACCGTGTTCGCCGAGGCGCAGCGCCGGTTCCTCGAGTCCGTCGCCCCGTACGCCCGGCGGCTCATCGCGCAGGGGTCCACCCCGCACGTGGAGTCGATCTCGGGACTCCCCCCGGCCGTCGCCCTGCAGCAGCGCCGCGGTGCCCCGAGTGCCCGCTCCACCGTGGGCACGCTGACGACCCTGTCGAACTCGATGCGCATGCTCTTCTCCCGCGCCGGCACCTACCCGCCGGGAGCCGACCGGCTCGAGTCCGACTCGTTCTCGCCGAACACCGCCGCCGGGGCCTGTCCCCGCTGCCACGGACTCGGCACCGCGCACGAGGTCACCGAGGCGTCCGCGGTCCACGACGACTCGCTCAGCATCCGCGACGGCGCGATCACCGCGTGGCCCGGTGCCTGGCAGGGCAAGAACCTCCGCGACGTGACGGCGGTGCTCGGCTACGACATCGACCGGCCGTGGCGGGACCTCCCCCGCGCCGACCGCGACTGGCTGCTCTTCACCGAGGAGCAGCCGGTGGTCGAGGTGCACCCGAAGCGCGACCGGGTCGCCAAGCCCTACCGCGGTCGGTTCTGGAGCGCCCGGCAGTTCGTGCTGCACACCCTCGCGGACTCCCAGAGCGAGACCCAGCGCACCAAGGCCCTGCAGTACGTCGAGTCCGGACCGTGCGGCCTGTGCGGCGGCACCGGGCTCACCCGGGCGGCCCTCGCCGTGACGGTCGGCGGGCACAGCATCGCCGACCTCAACGCGCTGCCGATCACGGCGCTCGCCGACGCGCTCCGGCCGATCGCCGCGATCACGGACGCCTCGGCGGCGACCTCCCGTGCGTCCTCGGGCGAGCACACCGAGGTGGCCGTCGCGATCGCGGGCGACCTCGTCACGCGCCTCGACGTCCTCCTCGGCCTCGGGCTCGGGTACCTCGCGCTCGACCGGTCGACGCCGACGCTCTCCCCCGGTGAGACGCAGCGGCTCCGGATCGCGACGCAGCTCCGCTCCGGGTTGTTCGGTGTCGTGTACGTCCTCGACGAGCCGAGCGCCGGCCTGCACCCCGCCGACGCCGAGTCCCTCGTGCAGGTGCTCGACGACCTGCGCGCCGGCGGCAACAGCGTCTTCGTGGTCGAGCACGACATGAGCATCGTCCGCCGCGCCGACTGGATCGTCGACGTCGGGCCGGGCGCGGGCTCCGGTGGCGGCACCGTCCTGTACAGCGGTCCCGTCGACGGCCTCCAGCACGTCGAGGGGTCGGTGACGCGGCGGTTCCTCCACCCGGCCGGCCCACCTGCCGTGCGCACACCGCGGGAGCCGGTCGCCACCCTGGCGCTCCACGACGTGACGCTGCACAACCTGCACGGTCTCGACGTCGACGTCCCGCTCGGGGTCCTCACCGCGGTCACGGGGGTGAGCGGCTCCGGGAAGTCCTCGCTCGTCGGTGGCGTCCTGGCCACCGAGGGCGCCTCGCACCCGCTCGTGACCCGGGTCGTCCAGGTCGACCAGAAGCCGATCGGCCGCACGCCCCGGTCGAACCTCGCCACCTACACGGGCCTGTTCGACGCCGTCCGCCAGGCCTTCGCCGCCACCGATGCCGCACGGGAGCGCGGCTGGGGCGCCGGACGGTTCTCGTTCAACGTCGCGGGCGGCCGGTGCGAGGTGTGCCAGGGCGAGGGGTCCGTCTCCGTCGAGCTGCTCTTCCTGCCCGGCAGCTGGGCGCCGTGCCCGGAGTGCCACGGTGCCCGGTACAACGCCGAGACGCTCGAGGTCCGGTGGGACGGCGCGAGCATCGCCGACGTGCTCGGCATGACCGTCGACGAGGCGGCACCGTTCCTCGCCGGCCTCCCGGCCGCGGCGCGCGGGCTCGAGACGCTGCGCCAGGTCGGTCTCGGCTACCTCCGACTCGGCCAGCCCGCCCCGGAGCTGTCCGGCGGCGAAGCGCAGCGCATCAAGCTCGCCACCGAACTGCAGCGCGCCCGGTCCGGCCACACGCTCTACCTGCTCGACGAGCCGACCACCGGCCTCCACCCGGCCGACGTCGAGCTGCTGTCCGAGCAGCTGTCGCGGCTCACGGACGCCGGCAACACGGTCGTGGTCGTCGAGCACAGCATGGACGTCGTCGCGGCGGCCGACCACGTCATCGACATGGGTCCCGCCGGCGGGGACGCGGGCGGGCAGGTGGTCGCCGCCGGCACGCCGGCCGCGGTCGCGGCGTCCGCCACGAGTCGGACCGCTCCCTACCTGCGCGCGCAGCTGGGGCGGTGA
- a CDS encoding Rho termination factor N-terminal domain-containing protein, giving the protein MPNQLKKPDMYEELRKEGNSKEKAARISNAAAARGEHAVAKRGGESGSYDDWTVADLKRRAKELGITGYSSKRKAELVEALREH; this is encoded by the coding sequence ATGCCGAACCAACTCAAGAAGCCGGACATGTACGAGGAGCTCCGCAAGGAGGGCAACTCGAAGGAGAAGGCCGCCCGCATCAGCAACGCCGCCGCGGCGCGGGGCGAGCACGCCGTGGCGAAGAGGGGCGGCGAGTCCGGGTCCTACGACGACTGGACCGTGGCGGACCTCAAGCGACGCGCGAAGGAGCTCGGCATCACCGGGTACTCGTCGAAGCGGAAGGCCGAGCTCGTCGAGGCGCTCCGGGAGCACTGA